The following coding sequences lie in one Rutidosis leptorrhynchoides isolate AG116_Rl617_1_P2 chromosome 4, CSIRO_AGI_Rlap_v1, whole genome shotgun sequence genomic window:
- the LOC139841686 gene encoding uncharacterized protein, whose product MIPAEIFVPTHRVDNFDETTNNDALCENLNFVEECRLMAAIKEANNKQQIVKYYNKKVCALAFDVGEWVLRNNEASRVKNVGKLGPNWEGPYQIIAINAVGSYKLADIERRIIPNAWHATLLKRYYA is encoded by the coding sequence ATGATTCCTGCAGAAATTTTTGTGCCAACACATAGGGTTGACAATTTTGATGAGACTACGAATAATGATGCATTGTGTGAAAATTTGAATTTTGTGGAGGAATGCAGATTAATGGCTGCGATAAAAGAAGCGAATAATAAGCAACAGATTGTAAAATATTATAACAAAAAGGTGTGTGCTTTAGCCTTTGATGTTGGAGAGTGGGTTTTGCGTAACAATGAAGCAAGCCGTGTAAAAAATGTTGGTAAATTGGGACCCAATTGGGAAGGTCCCTACCAAATAATTGCAATAAACGCGGTTGGTTCCTACAAGCTCGCAGACATTGAAAGAAGAATCATCCCTAATGCATGGCACGCTACGCTGTTAAAAAGATATTACGCATAA